GAGACTCAGAAATATCTGAGGTAGATGAGGATCAAGAAGGTATGACAGATAAACCAATCCCAGAAAGAAGTTATGAGCCCATGGTGTCAAAACTAGTTGGAACTGgcttccacactttcaccttagATGACGTCAAGGTTTCAAAATGGCCTTAAAGGATCCAAGACTTCTATACTTGGACGGTGACCAAATATTTGGTGGAACGAGAAAAGTATATCATCCTGTCAGAACTCACTTCACGGTTCTCAGGAAGCCTCAAAGATTGGTGGAACTCACTTGGGATTCAAGACAAAACTACCTTTTCTTACTTCCTAGGATTTTGCCTTCAACATCAGAATCCTACATGAAGTTTTCTATTGAGATACTGGCCAAAGATAAGAAAAAATGAGAAGATAAATCTTCGAGATGACAAATTATCCAACACAATCCAGTGCCTGACAAAGCATGCCGCAGGTCCAATCTGATCACCGGATCAGGATGTTCCTGTCACACATCTAGGTGACGGAAAGGATTCAGAAAGTTTAGATGGCCAAGAATTCTAGATGGGAGATCAAGGTCCAGGAGACGCACAAAATATTCCAAACGAAGGAGGCCAGGAAATTTTCACAAAAAGAACAGATGCTTTATTTGCCATAAAATTAGACATTTTGCAAGAAATTTTCCCCAATCGAGGAGATCTGTCAAACTCCTTGAAGAAATTGAAGATTACACCGGCATACATCTCGGAGAAGAAGAAGACCTCGAGTCTATAGTCTCTATGGACGATGAACCCACTGAAGAAACTTTATTAAATTTTGATATATACGAAGATCATGGTGATGACCACTATCAAATTTCAGAACCAGCAGCTAAAGCCTGAGAGGAGATGAATGCTCTCATAGTCATCTCTCAGGTGGAACTCAAGGTTTATCCATCCAAATAGGATAAACCAACTCGAGTCATTCCTTTCATTGACATTAGAGCTGCTTGTTCACTTATGAATCCAGTTGTTCTCCCTGAAGATAAATGGGTGCCGCACTTCAAGGATTTCAATAAAATATCAAATGGAATACTGACTATTACAGTCATCACAAATCACCGGATCACAATTAAGTTTTTTAAAGGATTGAAGTACAGAACCAAGCTTATAGGGTCTGATGTACCAGGAAAAGACCTTATCATTGAATTCGACATTTTCAGACAACAAAAAGATCAACTCCTTATCAGGGATAACGAGATAACATTTAAGAGGCAGTTCAAATCCTATTTTGAAATTCCGAAGCTATTCCAAATCACCAACGATGAAAAAATCAAAGGAGATTGAACAAAATGTCATTGAGCATTCATATACTAAATCCCACAAGGATTTTTTGAAGAAAGGCAAAAGCCCgttatggaagaacaaagagttTTTTTTATCAAGCTCCCTTtcaagaagaatgaaaatatcaATCCAACAAAAGCCAGTCATTCAGGCATGAACCCAGATCATCCTCATATTGCAAAGAAAGAATGCGACAAACTCTTGGAATTTGATATGATAGAGCCATCAGATTCATAATGGGCATGCGGAGCATTTTATGTCAATAAAAGagctgagaaaataagagtaaaacTCAGGTTAGTTATTAACTACAAACCACTTAACCACTTCCTCCAAGATGGTAAATTCCCTATCCCAAATAAACTCACTCTTTTCTCCCACTTAGCCAAAGCCAAATATTTTTCCAAGTTTGATCTTAAATCCAGATTCGGGCAATTGGGAATCCACCTCGAAGAAAGAGCCAAAATAGGATTTTACATCCCCGATCATCATTTTCAATGGAAAGTCATGCCCTTCGGATTAAAAATTGCATCCTCCTTGTTCCAAAAAGCCATGATAAAAATATTCCAACCCATCCTCCATACCTCTttggtttacattgatgacatcctgttTTGTAATACATTGGAGGAATATGTCGGCTTGCTAAGTCAATTTGAGGCACTGGTAACACAATATGGGATCATGCTCTCAACAAAAAAAGACGATTCTTGCTTAAAAGGAGATTGATTTACTCGGAATGCACTTTGTCCAAGGTGCAGACAGTCTAGGACCACATATATGTCAGGAACTGCTCAAATATCCAAATACCAGCCTCACAACAAAATAGATCCAACAGTTCTTGGGTGTAGTAAATTATACAAGAGATTTCATACCAAATATCTCTACATACATTTCTCCGCTCACAAAGTTGCTCAAGAAAAATGCTCCGTCATGGGGAAAGGAACAAGATGAAGcgtcaagaaaataaagaagatatcTAAAGATGGCAAGTCCCTCTACTTCCCTTTAGAaggtaaaaaaaaatacttcaaatCGATACCAGCAATGAGTATTGGAGTGCTGTTCTGTTTGAAGAAAATGATGGCCAAAGGAAAATATGCGGATATGCCAGCAGAAAGTTCAAAGATGCCAAGCAACATTATCACTCCATTTTCAAGGAATTTCTCGCAGTAAAGAATGGAATCAAGAAATTCAATTTGTCTCGACTAGAAGAATTCTTAAAGAGATTTTCCCTAGAAAAGCTGAAGTCAAAACAAAAGCTAATCAGCCAGATCTTCATGTTTTCAAATGTACTAGGAACAAGTTCATTAAAGCCAACGAATCATCCACCAGAGTTGTTCAACCTCATGGATCCCTTTGATCTATCAATTATAATGGAAAGAAGAACTTATTATGAGCTCCAGGTTTTTTGGCAACATGGAGGATCTATTCTCAAACCATACGGGGTCAATCTAGAGTATCCATTATTCCATATATTCACAAGCCAGGGATTTTCCCCAGGAACTTTTATGGTTTTTCTGGTACTTATGCCATCGGTATTATATTTTCATGGACTTCAAGTGCAACGTCTTCAAAGATTTTGAAAACATTGAACCTACTCTTAAAGTATTTTTATTATGGTTCAAGCCTCAAAGATATTGGATAAATGTTTCAACAATTCTTACAAAGCAAAGGTATTCATGTTCCATAGGTTAGTGAAGATTAGTAATGGTAAGGTCCAGGCACAAACATAAGTATCATTCTGGTGGAAATTTCCCGTGTCCATTTTATCCATGGAAGAAAAATATAGTGAAGCACAAAGAATTATCTTCTAGAAAAATAGGTGTATCCCAAGAGAGATATGGCCAAAAGATTGGGTGAGCTGGAATTATACCAGCACTCATCCTCACTGGGAAAGGATCCGAGAAGCAGCAAAGAATACCAAATCCCATACGAAGTCATCCGAGAAAAAATCACTCAAGACATCTCCAAATTAAGGTTACAAATTACATCTCTCAATCCAAAGGAGAAGGAACACATTGAAGTAGGATCATCAAGTTTCGGGTGTTGCTACACAAGATCTTTGAAAAGATGCCTAGAAGACAAAGCCAGAGAATCAATGCAAGATAATCATCTAAATCCCTACTAATTTCACCCTAATCCCACATTGCCTACCAAAAAATCTTAAAAAATTATCTACCCATACCAAGACAAAATCCCACATATTTCTATACTATCAGGGCCCCACTTTCACATGCTTCCACATGCTCCGTCACATGGATCACCCTACTTTCACATCCTTTCACATGACCCCACATACTTCCACATGCTTTACTAAGTATATTTCACCGATTTCACATGTTTTCAGAAGCTTTTTAGTATGTATTAGTCACTTTGCCTAAGGTCCTACACATGTCTAAAGGGACCCAATAATAGATAGGTTTGCCACATAAGATAGGTATATTTTATAATAAGTTTGTCTTGTAATAACCTCCTATCCCTATATAAAGGAGGTCATGTAGTAGTTGTAAGATCATTTTGTAACCTTTGTAAATCTTTGTGATATATTACATATGAGTTATTTCTAAATTTCCCTCTTGTTCTTTATTTCGAATGGATGGAAAGGCCGGTCCATGCATGAAAATAGAGTAAGAATACTCTAAGATAGTTAGCTTATTATAGCACGATAGTTTTCTGAGTTATAACAGCTAAAGTTGGTTATAATACAATTTTTTTTAGTTGTGTGGCAAGCCGTCCCTTATTGGTTGTTGAAGCCAACCCATTTGTAGAAAAATATTTGCGACTATAAGCAAATTAACTGTTCGTGTTGCTTAGCAAGCCGTCCCTTATGGGTTGTTGAAGCCAACCCCTTTGTTGAAAACTTTCGTATCTATGATTTAGTTTGCTTTCTTGCTGTCTCTTGATACGACAGTACAGAGAATAGAGCATGAGACTCCAATAAAGAAAACTAAATCATAGATACGAAAGTTTCCCTACAAAGGGGCTGGATTCAACAACCATAAGGGACGGCTTGCCAAGATACACAAACAGTTAATTTACTTATAGTTGCAGAAGTTTTCCTTCAATGGGGCTGTCTTGGTTTTGGATGAAAcacacatatttggactcatattggAATGGGCGTTCGAGATTTGTGAGTTTTGATGGGTTTCGGAGTGCAAGCTCGGGGTTGAcgtttttgatttttctttaagaTCATATCTTTATTGTTTGGGGTTGTTTTCTATggtttttattgatgatattaagtggCTTTTACTAGATTCGAGTTGCTCGGAGGTCCATTCGCATGGGAAGGGCATTTTGGAGTACTAATTCacgcgttttgaggtaagtaacatatctaaactttgtttgagggtaattatccctatGGTCTATGATACTTTAGATGTTTGGGGGTAACACAtgtgctaggtgacgagcgtgtatgCGTACACCGGggtattcatgatccgggtagaCTTTAGGTTACTATGAGACTTGGTTGCTTTTATGCCTCATTATATCCGTgttttctctacttgtatgatCATTAGAACTATGatctatgttagaaatcatgtctaggctatgcaCTTATTTGTTTGAGATAGGATAGGGATATTCTTGATGTCTTGAGCTATTTTCCTTAATTGTAGTTATATTCTCAGTCATAATTCTTCATCCGCATATTATATCGCAGTCTTTGTATATTATTTGTATGCCGTATCACATGCTATTGACGCCTTTTGTATgtgatattgtttgggctgagaTCTATCGGACGTGAGGCATTGAGACTTGAGCAGTCGAGACAAATGTGGGCCTTAGGGCCGTATTATGATATATATTGGATTGGGTTACACGTCGCAATGAagtgatatttggatcgggttgcacgcctcaacaatTATATTGATTGTTGATCAGTGCTTGGGCAAGGATCCGCTCCTTTAGAGTCTGATATTACAATGAGCGTAAGCACAATGTTATATATGTACTTTGATGAGTGGCATTtgtgccaggcacccgtacagtgctgagtgcaGTTGTGTGTGTGATGGTGAGAGGCACTTGTTCCAGGCACCATGAGTGTGCTGAGTCTGAGTATACTAGATGAATTCAGTGTgatgttattgacttgacatgtatatttgacatgttggcatagagatatattttcctcattCTAGATGgtaaatgaaacatcttatctaaAGTTACAATTTccttgataaactcatgttttagtgatttcggtgaaagattggGCTTTGACGGTTA
This region of Nicotiana tomentosiformis chromosome 4, ASM39032v3, whole genome shotgun sequence genomic DNA includes:
- the LOC138909991 gene encoding uncharacterized protein, translating into MMSKVETTEKKVEQTLSHHPGLIKALEQSNESTTNSSKEDDPPIFVNQPRDSEISEVDEDQEGMTDKPIPERSYEPMVSKLVGTGFHTFTLDDVKDKPTRVIPFIDIRAACSLMNPVVLPEDKWVPHFKDFNKISNGILTITVITNHRITIKFFKGLKYRTKLIGSDVPGKDLIIEFDIFRQQKDQLLIRDNEITFKRQFKSYFEIPKLFQITNDEKIKGD